The Pelagibacterium halotolerans B2 nucleotide sequence CATCGAGAATCTTGCGCTGAACCGGCTCGACCTTTTGGATTCGGGCCGGGGTGATCTCGAGATCGCTGAGCGGGCGCGCCTGGCACAGGAGCACCTCCTCCGCCGGACCGGTCTGATGGCCCTGGCCGCGCACCATGGCCTCGCCCGCCGCAATGCCGCCTCGGCAGGACGAGCACACGCCCTTGCGGCAGGAATAGGGAATGGCATAACCGGCCCTGTCGGCGGCATCGAGAACGGTTTCGTCCTCCTCGCAGTCAAAGCCGATATCGTCGTGATCGGTAACCGTAATGCGAAAACTCACTGAATTTCTCCCACAAGTCTGACTGCCGCGACGACCGCATCCGGCGATGCCTGTCCCTTGCCTGCGATGTCGAAGGCGGCACCGTGCCCGACGCTCGAAAAAACCAGCCCGGCCCCAATCGACATCGCCGCCGCACCGCGCCCGGCCAACAGTTTCACCGGAATGTGACCTTGATCGTGGTACATGGCGACGAACGCGTCGTACCCAGCTCGTCCGAGCATGACGTCGGCGCCTTCCGGACCGTGCACGTCGACCCCCTGCGCCCGCAGGCGCTCAAGGGCCGGGACGACGATGCGGTCGTCCTCGTCGCCGAACAGCCCCCCCTCGCCCGCATGGGGATTAATGCCGAAAAGCCCGATGCGGGGGGCGGCGACGCCGAGCCCCTTGAGCGCCAGATCGGCGGCGAGTGTCGCGCGTGCGATCAGGTCCGGGGTCAGCCGGGCGAGGGCTCCGCTGATCCCCTCGTGCAGCGTCACGTGTACGATCCGCAGCCCGCCCCCGATCAGCATGAGAAAGATACTGTCTTCGCCGGTCCCAGCCAGTTCGGACAAAAGGTTTGGATATCCGGAAAACCTTCGCCCGCTCGCATTAACGGCCGTTTCCGAATGCGGAGCGGCCACGATGGCCCGCCCCACGCCTTTTTTTACGAGGGCCACCGCTTGCTCGACATAGGCAATGGTGGCCCGCCCGCTCGCCGCGGTCGGCGTGCCGGGCGTCACCTCGGCCGCGTCGATCCCGGGCACGTCGAAGAGGTCAACACTACCCGACCGACCCCAGCTTTCCGGGTCCGTTTCGATTTCGAAGCCGCCTGCCCGCACAAAAGGGTTCATGAGGTGGCGATCCCCGACGATCACCGGGCGCAACGCTGCGTTTTCGCAAAGGGCGATGGCGGCCTTTGCTGCGACCTCCGGACCGATCCCGTTGGCATCTCCGACGGTGATCAGGACCCGTCCCATTTCGCGGTCCGTCACAGCGGAAAGCCGAGCAGCGTATCGATCCGGTTGCTGTCGAGGACCACGGTGCGCGAGACGATCTTGGCTTCGCCAGCGATGACGCGATAGCGGTCGATGTAGCGCCCGCTCGCGAAGAGATCCGTCGGTCCTTCTCGCGTGATCCGGGCCACCATGAACGCGGTCTCAGAATCCACCTCGTCGCCGTCCACCTCACCAACGAATGGCTGCCCGATCAAATGGCGGTAGGAATGGCGCTCGTAGACATTGGCCTCCAGCAGCGACAGGATCCGGTCGCGCAACATGTCCTTGCTGTCGAGCCAGACCAGACCCGCCTCAAAATTCTGGGCGTAATTGTCCGCGCTTGTGATGGTGTAGAAGCAGTCGTCGACGAAAAAACTCGGCCACGCGGTGCAGTCGCCGTCATCAATCTCTCGAACGTAGCGAGCCTGAGCGGCACTGATCAGCGCGGAAATTTCGGCATGTCGGACATGGGTGCTCATATGCCCATCCTCATTCTGTATTCCGACCAGAACCCGCGAATGGACGCCTCGGTAATCCGATCATCGCCGCCTTCGATCTCCCGGCCGCCCATCTCGAGCACGGCATTGGTGTCGGATGCGCCCTCCGTGCCGCGACGCACAAAACCGCCGATGCAGCCGTCCTCCATCGAGACGTATCCGCCCGGCCCGATGAGATTGGAGAGCTTGTGCCGCGCCCGGCGCTGTTGCGCGGTATCGCCTTCGAACCCGATATAGGTCCATTTGAGGTGCATCTTGTCGGTACCCTTGGGCAAAACCTGACGCACCGCGATGGAATTCTGAATCTGCTGCAGCACGAAACCCGGAAAGACGGTGAGGATTTGCAGGGTGATGTCGTCGTCGAATTCCTTGAAATTGCCGAGAAGCGATTTGTCGGCGAGCTCAAGATCGGATTGCGATCTGATCTTTTGTTCGGAATAGATGTTGTTCGCCGCCTTTTCGGCCTCGGCCGCCTGATCGATCTCGGAATAGCTTACATGGCAGCCCCCATTGGGGCTCACGATGATACCGCCCTTCTGCGACAGCCGGTTCAGCTCGAACGTAGTGAAGAAGGTATGCAAAATGCTCGCGTGATAGCTGTCCTTGGTATTCTCGACATAAAGCTTCCAATTGTTCGGAAGTACCTGCGTGAACCGGCCGAGCACAACGACTTTGCGCCCTTGGAGAACACGCCGGATTCGACCAAGAACCTCCTCGCCGAGATAATCCTCGATATCGTCCACGTCCTCATCGAAGCTTCCAAAGATCAAACCCTCGACATTGGCCACGCGCAGTTTGCGCGGCCCGACCGAATTCATGCAGAAGCTCTTCTCCATGCCGCCCTTGCCGCCGATCCCGTCTTTGAACGCGATTCCGACGAGGTCACCCTGAAGGTTGTGAGTCCAGGCGTGGTAGACGCAGGTGAAATCCTTGACGTTGCCGCGGTCCTCCAGCGCCAGAAGCGAGCCGCGATGCGAACACCGGTTCTCAAAGGCGTAGATCTCCCCGTCGTGATCCCGCGTCACGATGACGGGGGTCTCCCCCACGTGGACGGCGACGAAATCCCCGGCAGACGGCAGCTCAGCCTCAAGGCACAGATAGTTCCAGGTCTCGCCCTGAAACAGTTTCCGGCGCTCCATGTCTCGAACGTCCTCGCGTTGGAATACCCAGTACGGGACGTGAAACCCCCTGTCTTCTTCGGCCCATACGGGCATATCCGCGCCTGCGGACGCTAAATTCTCCATGGCCACATTCCCTCCATCGGCAAAGTCAAATGTTCGAATTTCGAATTTCTGTCGATATTCGGTTTACAATCTTGGGATTTTCGTGTCAAGCAAAGATGGATCGCGCAGAGTGCCGCAAACGGAGGCCGCGCGTTCACGACCACGCACAAGATGTCCCAAAACCCGGCTGGCCTATAGTATTCAGCCGGGTTCAACGTCAGATCGCGGCAGCAATGATTACTAGGAGCGGAAAATGAGTAAGAAGACGGTTCTCTTTGTGTCGGGAAGCAGTCAGGTCGGGTCGTCGATTTGGCGAATGGTAGGAGCGGCCGCAGCGCTCGCCGAACGCGAAATGAGCGACACCATTACTGCGGTGACGCTCAACCTGGCCGATTACGAGATCCCTGCGTTCACCGAGGATACCGCCGCTTCGGTCCCCGACTCCGTTGCGGCGGTCCGCGCGATCGTGGCCGGCGCAGACGCCATCTTCATGAGTTCGGACGAGTATACCGGGGCGTTTTCATCCGTGTTTCGGAACGCGGCCGGCTGGCTCGGTCAGGACGTGGACGGTGCCGGCAATCTGTTCCAAAGCAAACTGATCACCCTGTGCGGCGCGCCGACCGGTGGTGTAGGGGCACTGCGGGGCCATCCAGCACTCCACCAGTTTCTTCTCGAATTGGGCGCGAATGTCTATTCCCAGAAATTCGAACTGGGTTCGACCGCCAAGCTGCTCGGCCCGGACGGAAACCTGTCCCCGACGGTCGAACGCCAATTGCGTGAAGGTGCGTTCGCGAAATTGACCGAAATGCCAGCCTGAGCGCCTCTTTGCATCGAATGCCCCGACCCGCCGTACGCCCTGTCCTCGTAGCGGGCTCGGGGCTGAAGGTGAGGACACCTCATGGATGAAACAACGCGTCCTGCCGTGGTATCCACCCTCGCATCCGCCGCCCTCCTAGCCGGCACCGCGTGCGCCTTTGTCGACCTTCTCACTGACGCGCATCTTTTCGCCGGGTGTGCGATCGCCTTCATCGTCGCCCACATCGTCATGCGATGGAAATATGTGCGCGTCAATGCCAGATTGCTACTGGTGCTCGCCGCCCTGTCAGCCGCAATCCTGATCAGCGTCGGCGGCAGGTTGGACAGTCTGGGCCTGGCGGCCAGCCGGGCTCTCTATCTGCCTGCACTCCTTACGGTCATGACGCTGTTGCGCGTCGCGGCCCTCCGCTCGGACATCGTCGGCACAGCCGCCCGTTTCGCGGTTGATCAGCCCCCGTCGCGGCGCTTCTTCCTTCTGGCGGGCGGAAGCCACATCTTCGGCATCCTGCTCAATCTGGGTGGGCTGCAACTTTTGCTCGGCATTGCGATGGCGGTAAGGGTCCGAAATACCCCATCTCCCGCCATCGCCGAGATGCAGGCGCGTCGAATCACCAACGCCGTGTTACGCGGGTTCGGTGCGACCATCCTATGGTCGCCGGTCGGGCTGGCCATCAATTTGCTAATACCCATAATGCCGAGCTTGGACTATGTGTCCTACCTGCCCTACGGCCTTTTCTCGGCGGTGGTATTCATAGCCCTCGGCTGGATCTTCGATCGGCTCGAACCGGCACCGCGCCGCAGATTCGTGCCCGCTCCCCATGGCGGCGCAGGCCTCGCGATGACCGCCCTGCTCGCGCTGCTTCTCGCCATCACCGGGATTTCCGCCCTCGCCGAAGCCTCGATGGGCGTTCCCATGCGCACCGCCATTCTCATCGTGATCCCCACTATGGCGGTGATCTGGGTCTTCTTGACGGAGCCGTCGCCATTCGCACCGAATTTAAAATCCCTCGCCCGCGACGGATTTCGGGCACTGCCTGAGTCGACAAACGAGATCTGCCTGATCGGATCGAGCGCGTTCCTGGGGCTGACCCTCGTCGAACTGCTTCCCGCCGATCAGCTTCGTGTGCTCGTCGAGCAGATCGCAGTCGGGCCGGGCACGATCGCCTGCGGCATCATTGTGCTGATGACGGTGCTCGGCCAGATCGGCCTTTCGCCGATGATTACCGCCCTCTTGTGCACCGGTGCAGTCGTTGCGGCGGGCATCGACATGCCCGAGACGATGCTCATGCTGGCCGTGATGTGCGGATGGTCCGGCTCGATGCTGCTCTCGCCCTTCGCATCGACACTGGCTGTCGCCATGGGGATGACGGGCAAACTTTCGCGCGAAGTCGGCCTGCACTGGAACGGCCCTTTCGTCCTCGCCTACTACGCCGTCGTTATTGCCGCCTTGCTGATCGCTAATACCTTTTTCTGACATCGCGCCCAATCGAGAACCGGGCAACAATTTCTTGCACGAATTGACAACGGAGTTTCGCCGCTCTTATTATGCG carries:
- a CDS encoding aromatic-ring-hydroxylating dioxygenase subunit beta, encoding MSTHVRHAEISALISAAQARYVREIDDGDCTAWPSFFVDDCFYTITSADNYAQNFEAGLVWLDSKDMLRDRILSLLEANVYERHSYRHLIGQPFVGEVDGDEVDSETAFMVARITREGPTDLFASGRYIDRYRVIAGEAKIVSRTVVLDSNRIDTLLGFPL
- a CDS encoding NADPH-dependent FMN reductase — translated: MSKKTVLFVSGSSQVGSSIWRMVGAAAALAEREMSDTITAVTLNLADYEIPAFTEDTAASVPDSVAAVRAIVAGADAIFMSSDEYTGAFSSVFRNAAGWLGQDVDGAGNLFQSKLITLCGAPTGGVGALRGHPALHQFLLELGANVYSQKFELGSTAKLLGPDGNLSPTVERQLREGAFAKLTEMPA
- a CDS encoding PdxA family dehydrogenase, which codes for MGRVLITVGDANGIGPEVAAKAAIALCENAALRPVIVGDRHLMNPFVRAGGFEIETDPESWGRSGSVDLFDVPGIDAAEVTPGTPTAASGRATIAYVEQAVALVKKGVGRAIVAAPHSETAVNASGRRFSGYPNLLSELAGTGEDSIFLMLIGGGLRIVHVTLHEGISGALARLTPDLIARATLAADLALKGLGVAAPRIGLFGINPHAGEGGLFGDEDDRIVVPALERLRAQGVDVHGPEGADVMLGRAGYDAFVAMYHDQGHIPVKLLAGRGAAAMSIGAGLVFSSVGHGAAFDIAGKGQASPDAVVAAVRLVGEIQ
- a CDS encoding aromatic ring-hydroxylating oxygenase subunit alpha, whose translation is MERRKLFQGETWNYLCLEAELPSAGDFVAVHVGETPVIVTRDHDGEIYAFENRCSHRGSLLALEDRGNVKDFTCVYHAWTHNLQGDLVGIAFKDGIGGKGGMEKSFCMNSVGPRKLRVANVEGLIFGSFDEDVDDIEDYLGEEVLGRIRRVLQGRKVVVLGRFTQVLPNNWKLYVENTKDSYHASILHTFFTTFELNRLSQKGGIIVSPNGGCHVSYSEIDQAAEAEKAANNIYSEQKIRSQSDLELADKSLLGNFKEFDDDITLQILTVFPGFVLQQIQNSIAVRQVLPKGTDKMHLKWTYIGFEGDTAQQRRARHKLSNLIGPGGYVSMEDGCIGGFVRRGTEGASDTNAVLEMGGREIEGGDDRITEASIRGFWSEYRMRMGI